ACTAGACTCGTCTTATTAATGTGTGAAATGATTTGTATTGtgtttttgacaatatttgttTAGTGATTATACGAAGAACCTATAAATAACCAAATTTTAGATGtgtttatatacttttttttatataaatatgaataaaaaccTATAAATTTACAAAAGCAAATTTGAAATGGTTATTCAATTATCAAtgttttttaactaaaaatttatttttgtcatctaattcaaaaagaaaatgtagGCAAAAACCACTaacaatgaaaatgaagatattattattaaaattggaattacatattaaaaataaaatttagaaatatttcttaatatggATATATACTTAGGTTAATTTGTAAGTTGGTTTTTGGTATAAGAGTGCATCCCActaacttttccctttttttttctcaagggGTTGTTTTTCCGTATGAATGCATAATCAATCCCTGGTTGAGTCACTTTGTTAACTTGGCCTTTTAATATGTTGTTGATTTGGctgggaaaagaaaaatcttgttATGTGTTTATTATTCTAGACTTAGGTTTTTTCTTTGgcaatcatataaaaaatgtaaattttaaatatgttttttattcttttaatttatttctgtAAGATAGTAAGAAAAACAGATTTAAGGATGGGTAAAATCTAATaccaataattaaaatttgttaataagttaaagttaattaaaatttatcgataataatttattaaaaaatatttgctagtaattatcaataaattttaattattaataattatttattgataaatattataatttaatatttttattttcttttctttttttttatttttctttgtttcctttcttttgttattatcataatcaagtttatatatatatatatatatatatatatatatatatatatatatatatatatatatatatatatatatatatatatatatatattatgaacttttattctcctcttctttctctttatccctTTTCATCACATCATTACCAACTTCACCTTCACCATTACCTTTAAAAGTGTagttatcttcttttcttttggtttctgaTGTTTTTCTtgcttattttcattaatttatatctgatatatcttctttttttttaaataagatagaaaaattaacattcattttataataaatttataaacgaCTTAGttgataagttttaaaaaattaaattatcaataaatttattgtcaaatttaaaatatatataaactaatatatttataaacaaattttttacaacatccattttattgaagaaattatctatttataataaatattataaattatggagaaatagtattaataaataatatgaatggaTCTATTATTAACaaacattttttgttaataataaaaatcttaatttaacaacaaatatcactaaaaaatattttaattaataattaaaatataaaaataaatcactaaAATCCTTCAATAATATACAATtctttaattagtaatttagttctttatcaaaaaaaaaaaatcaacacttttattatatttaactagtatttattattatatctacacgttttttttcattatgtatGAAAATGATGTATCAAATAATATGGGACATTAATGCATTATTTGACATCTATATGTTAACATGACCTTGTAACCTGTATCTTGATTGTATGTGTCTGTGAGAAAAAGTATcattattgattaaattttcCAATTTACTTTCCTTCCACTTACACATTTGTGAATTTCCCCCCTCTCTCCTCCCTTATTATTGCGTGGTTGTGACTTATTTCTTGTTGGCATGGGAAATTGGTTCGGTGAGACTGATGGTGCTCTCTCTCCCAACATGgtaacttaaacaaaaataatgattattacTCGACAAACCTAAAATTTTTAagttcatttgatattatttttatttatttttttctttctttcttttaaaaattacaaaatttttattttttaatcattttatccttgtattatatattaaatgaatgtaaaagtttgtTATAGTATTATTACTCTTGGACAAAACAAATTGTGCCAAATCATTACAATGACATTTTATGAAATCTgtaaaaaccatattttaattgattatcgATCTTACAAtccaaaacatataatataaagaaacgATAAAAATGTTTCAGAGAAAAAGTAATTAACATACGtaacaaaattaacactataaaatatgtatatatattgattgAGGAAATACAGGGAAAATTGAAGGAAGAAAGCAATTTGGTGGTGTTGAAGGCAATCCGTTACAGTAGAGACGTTATTGGTGTTAATTATAGAGAAAGAGTTAGGTCTAAATCACGGGTTGATTTGTTGTTATTTCCATTTTGATTGTGTGAGTGTGGCTCTGTGGTTGGTTCTGCTGATTCTTTGTGCGGAGGATCTTGCTCGGTCTCTTTCCCTGAACGATCTGGtgtatttttaaagttaatctTCATCAATTCCTGATCATGCATGAAATCTTCTGCTTCAAAACTGGGTTTCCAAACATTCTTTGCCTTTTGTTCTTCCTTCTGTTTTGATAACTGATCCAGTGCATCTTTCGTGCTCTTAATCAGTGCAAAGAACTTCTCCATCTGCTCCTCTTCACTCTCTTCCTCCCACGCcattttcctcttccttcttcctccttccaTTCTGCTCTCTTCCAATCACTCCTAACCTTCTTAAAGCAAAATCCAGATGTGTATAATTCACTCACCTACTGTTGTTCCCTTTTCCTTACTTCACGCCTCTGTAATTGTTGCTGACATCAATcaccaaaaaggaaaaacattaaaacagactgaatccaaattaaatttaacatacagtgaaagtaaatttaatatattaccTGCCATAGCTAACCATGCAAAGGATCTCTCACCACTTCAATTCACCAAACCCTACCTTGAATGCCTAAGAGGGGTAATTAAAGaccttcttcttttgtttttctcaatgGTTTTAACTTGAGGACACCACCGAGGGTACAATGGTTGTTAGATGGAGCCCAAGGTTACCTTCTAAACCTattctatttttctcattttataattaaaatttgataattgaaaaaaaaaagagtctttttaatttgtaatttctaattgtggaaaaatactttttaaaaattaaaatatggtgTCCTTCCTTTTGAGCTTAGAGTGGAAATGGTTGTGCATGATGTGGGAATGGAGGAGGGTTGCTTTTATGAGAAGAGGAATAATATTTATAGGTGGACcctaagagaaaataaaatatcacacAAGGTAAATTAATTCGTGTGTCTCAACATGGAAGTAACACGTCTCTGTCTTCATTATATTcagtgattttaaaaaataaaaataaaaatctgaaGGCATCTTTGCATGTGTTTGTGCAccaaaacattatatatatatatttttaaaaccccTATACGAAGGGttgcaaaacaaaaacataaaaacaaattaaaagaaatccaAATCAAATAGGCCCAAAACATGATCGAGTAAAATGTTATCAATTCTTTGAGAGAAAACGTTGTCTTCGTACggattttgtaaaaatatatgcaatttGATGATGTCTTTTGATGGGAATGAGTTTGATGATGTTTTTTCCAACTTCTTCAGAACCATAATGGAGGTCAATTTCCAAATGTTTTCTTCGCTTAAGTATCTAAGTAATTTTAGTTGTAACAGATGCAAGATATCTCTACTCAGCTTTAGTTGAAGATTTGCTAATTCTTGGTTGCTTATTTGCTTTCCATGAAATTAATCAACTgccaaaaaatgtaaaactaagTAGCAAGTTTCCTATTCTCAAGACATGAACTCCAATCAgcatttatttatgtattaaggAATCTATAAAGTAAGAAAGTAAGGTTTATACTTAGATatgtactttaaaaaaattagacattAATAAATGGTTCGACCTttgataacaaataaaattatatatttaacaaatacaAATCTTATTAGGATAGGTTCTAATTTATGTctttgatatcatgttaagaagtaAACTTTAAGTATAACTCAATCCATAAATCAACTTGAAAGGTAAAGTTTACACTcacatatatactataaattggttttatttctAATCGATGTGAGATTAGACAACATATTTGAATAAAAGACTTTGACCAACAATATGCTCTAAGtatctaaaaagaaaatatgcaacATTCATATGTTTAGAACATGGATTAGATACAAATTGacttaatttatgaataatataacaaatattgGGTCTggatatagttaaataaagtaatttattatgaaacatctataaatacttaaataatcACCTGAATTACAATAAAGCTTAACATTGGGCATCATGGGAATTTAAGACGGTTTACAATTCATCATGGCACAATTAGAAAGAATGGACAAGACATAATATCTTTAACACAAAAATACTATAGTTGGATCAAGAAAGCTCAAGGCTAAAAAAACTTGAGATTACTAAgatcttttaatttgaaatgattATTCAACGTAAGAGTACTAGAATTAAGATAGTTGAATTAGGACTAGCAAgcataatgtcatcaacataaaccaaaatatgtataaaattagAAGTAGAACTTTTAGTGAAACAAGCTAGCCATAGGTACAAGCTCAACAAGAGACAAGCAACAAGCACAGTAGGAGAAAAGCTCCACATGAGAAACGTGGAGACAAGCTTGGAAGGAGAGAACCTCAGTAAACTCGTTAAGAGGCAACTACACATATATCCAACATAAGCTCAGCTcacaagaatttttttcttttttacacaTAGGTCTATTTACAGTTTACTTATTtccaaattttgtttctttctatgTGAAGATGCAAATGTTTTTCTCATATGTTCTtgtcaaatttttattgttttctttcaattttgttaaCCAGCGTACATATCTCTACATGTGCAATCTCTTTGGAACATATATctacaatttttttcacaacattaaTGTATCTCAATCAACATGGAGAAAGCTTTTGCATTTCTTGTAAAAGATCTTTAATTTAACCAGACCAACCCAACAGTCATCTAAACCATACCAACTAGATTGACAATCATTTAGACTAGACTAGACTAACCCGACAGTAGACCACACTAGATCAGCCCGACAGTCATCTAGACTATTTCAtaatagctcgacaatcatgaCATTAACAATCTGACAATCCTCCAAAATAGACTCGACCAATCCGACATAGATCTAGATCAGACTAATCCAACAATAATCTAGACCATATCAACCAACCCAACAATCATCTCGACCAAACAAACTAggacaacaaaacaaaattaatgatattaaatttaatagcagaaaaaaaaaatcaaaattggaAGGTTAATCCACCATCCCTAATAAAGATGGGTTGTAACCTgatttcaattgtttttatagaaacaaaattcaattggTCTTAAAAACGAATCTAATACGTTGCATGGGTcaaaattataatgatatacACATCTTTGAATTTTTAGTGTAAAGCTGGTATGATTATTTGAAAATTCTACtatcatattcatatattaaaattactcAATAAACTTTAACTCTTTCAACAtcgttatatatattttttatcacattAATCTTTTCTAGATGATACATTGGCTTGAGAATTATATTTCTCCATTTATTAATCTCCTCTATTTCATATTTtcctctttattaaaaaagtattatatagtTCTATTGCCAttgaatataaagaaaaagagtcgATGTGGAAATTTTCACTCCCACTTAAAATTAATCTTCTTCTACCTTGACTGTCTCTAATTTTTTATCCTATATAATAAGTTGAACAAATAATGAAGTGAGttacttttttctaaaataaaatctatattttaggttaaagaaagtttttttaacttacaaaaaatggtgtttatagccttttttttttttttaatttcactcAAAGGAGAAGAATTTATTCAAGTGAAAATTATTCTGCAATGATGTCCTATTTTATGGTAGCCCACTCTACGAAGATGAGAAGGTGTTATTATCCTTTTGGTTATCTTAAcggaaagaaaaaagttattcgACACTAATAACTATTATacgattattttttataaagataaaatgattctaacaaaagtaattttttatatttttaaaaaaaaggtgaaagataataaaagataatataaaattatatatataaaaaaaaattgtaccaAAGGACCATTgtctaagattttttttttcacttatttttttatattaggacttctttacttttatacaatttatagaTTCTGGCCAACTAGGTTCACATTTTGgttatataataatgttttattatataatgttttaacttacaaagaattaaaggattaaaattataataatgttttaactttattatttataagttcACTtctccatttaaaaaatattgtattaactTTAAGAAAAGGGGAAGATTACTGTGTCCAATTGCACAAAAGGTCAATTATAAAGTCAACAAcgtttaataatttgattagtGTGATTGGAAAACCCTTTCTCTTTACACACAAGAGTCTCTCTTGGTACCTTATCATTTTATCTATCTATGTTATTGACATTAAGATATAATCTGAATGCATTATTGTGTAAATGCTTGATCAATATAATTAGTTACTAATTAGGATATTCTAgcttttttattgaataaaaaccTCTCATACACAAACATGGGACCCATTGGAAATGAATGAGTGATCATATTTGTCAGTTTCTGAAGTGTATTTggtaacaattattttttattaaaataagtttttttatgtgtttgtcTAACatgtctattttaaaattaattatgttttagtttattttaacagacaaaatttatatttttaatatttaaaatttaacaaactaCCCAccgatataaaataaaagaagttagaTATTTTAGGAagtaatattttagaattatattattgaaaaagagaattacttgaataaaaaaattgaatattactCAATAATGCGATATTGGAGTAATATCAGTCTGTCACTGAAcgatatgataaataattagaAGAAAATGTATTTTGGGGCAACTTTCGGTCATAGCCGAATCAGATTGGGCAGTTTGGGCTGGCCTAATCCTTTGGCCCAAAATTCAAACAAGTACTTCATATAAactcataataaataattcaatattttcattgattattTGTATACATAATACATGATACAgttcaacaatatttttaataataataattgtaccTACTCAAACCAAACAAGTGTTGAAAGTCATTTTTAGTACATTAGAAAACATAAAGCTTGGATGACGTCCGCCAAACCGATTActataataagtttttattattttatttatattgttattatttcaccatcttatcattatatattaaatatcaatataCTTTATGAGtgtattgaattatatatatatatatatatatatatatatatatatatatatatatattcatatttcatAGGAACAACTTTTACTTGTCACTGAATATTTTACACATTCATATagtctatatttttttacttattgaCTTAGTTATCAATGGATTTTTTGTAGATTAATTTTCCCTCTAATCTCTTTTGGAATTTGGTCTCTTTCCGTTGAGTTAGACAACACTCCAATCTTTAGGGTTAATTCACTTTGAAAACCCTCGTCAAAATCCGATtagaacaataataataattagcgCAACGActaacttagaaaaaaaaagtgctaTAAGATATAATGTAGATTTTGAGAAGAGTCTAGTGATGAAAATAGAATCCTCATAtttctgtttttcttatttcttttcaaaatcttcgtctattcattttttttaaattaaacttgtattttacaattattattatttaaaaaattagttactCTGTGTACTTACGAAGCAAAagttattattgaaaataagtTTCACGGACTTCTTCATTATTCTTTTCGCCAATTAGTTTTTCTTTGTCATTCTCTTGATATTTGTCTTTTATGGATAGATGATGTATCTACAAAAAACATTTTGACTCCTAAGTTAATAGGATGCGTTAGATAACAATTGATGTTGTAAAAATGAACATGTCCTATTTACCTTAATGGGTGTCctgtttatataataattattatgggTTTTTGGGTCCTCACCTATGTTAGCATAGGGGACCCATTGACCCATTTACCCTCATGAGTCAGTTGTTTGAttcaaaatatactaaattGAAGATTAACATGTCATTAGAGTATGACACACCAGTTTATGGTTGGGCAGAAATAGACCGGCTTGTGGACGAATAGAAACATGTCGGGCTTGTAATCAGGTAAGAATTGGTTGATTTGTGGTTTGGTAGCATCAGACCCTCTACAATACACTAGCCCTTCGAGTGTTCTCATGATGGGAAGACGTGTGAAAAACTTTagtaaatttagtaaaatagtTGTAGTTGGTAATCAATTGACTTATGAAGCATGATATCATTCGCTCCACTGGTTTGTTGCTTCTTCTCCTATGTCTTAATTGTGGAGGCGAGTCTGGCAATGTACGCGATGGTCTATCTGTTCTACAACGTTGGTTTGTTGATATGGTTTGCGATAGCAGCCCAGGTGTGGCGACAAAGTTTCTTCCTCATTGCGAATTGCCTAATGACTTGCTTTGTCATGTTGATTCTTCTTTTCACTAGAGATAGGCGTTCTGGTTTGATTTGGGTTTCAAATTTGGTTAGCAACTCACGGTGGGACTCGTGGTGGGTCTAGTGGGGTCAATGCACTGTTTCATTTATGGTGGTTGGTTGACACAAGGGGGAAGGGGGCTTACAATGTGGATTACGAGAAAAGGTCATCTCAACAAGCTTTCAATAAAACCTTTCCTTCAACTCTTTATCCTATTGGGTTGCTTGTGTCTACAAGTGGTTTGCCATGATGGTTACTAGAGTGTTCGCAAAGGGTTATGCAATGGCTCATAGTGTGGTTCCGGCCTCATTTGCAAAAATGTGGTTCTGGTCACATTTACCACCAAAGATGGCACTCCTGATGGCTCTAAGGCATGATCCAATCTGGTTGGATTTGCCATGGAGAGTGATAAGGTCTTCTTAAGGGCTCGTGTTTGTGCGCAGGGGTGATCTCTATAACCTAAGCGAATGTGGGCGCTTTTATGCTCGTGACCGACTATGAGGATCGCCATGGTCATATGACCCACATGATTTGAATGATTCCAAAAAGTGGTAGTGGACTATATTTGCAGCGATGAGTCGGTCTGGCGATGCCTCTTTAATCTTTCTTCTTGATCAAGGAGTAACGCTTCTATTTCTTCACAGAATATCTCTCGGTTCCATAATGGACACCAATTGTACTTATGGAACCAGGTGTCCCTTGTGAAGATGAGCTCCATAGACTTCTTCAATCTTCCCTCCGtcaactgattttttttttcgccCTCCTCTCATCTTCCATGGATGGATGGTGTGCATGCAAAAAACATTTTGATGGCTTAGTTAGTAGGGATTTTTCATATATCAATTGATGTTGTAAAAAGAAACATGTGCTATTCACCTCGGTAAGTATACTATTTATAGAATACTCATGAGTTTGTAGATCCTCACCTATATAAGTATAAGTAAAACTAGTGATTCATTTACTTCATAAATTAGTTGTATAATTAAGAATATGTTAAATTAGAGAATAACATATCACTAAAGTATGACAAACTAGTTCAtaattggataaaaaaaatcGACTTATAACTCTAAAAATTAATCGATTTATGTTGAAGTAACATCAATCGCCTAcaatatactttatatttagacaatataatttaatttgttaaaagcttatatattttttaaaaaattatctataagaTTGTTGGATTGATTACGTTACTTTttgacttaattaattaataaaatggaGATAcctttttattggtttatttcaAAGGAAAAGGACGCAGAAGAGTTtgttggtttaaaaaaaattaaagtgaagGCTTTTTAATATTCTTATGCTTAATTATGTAGTGAGCAATGATGGGCATGCCGTGAAGTTT
This genomic interval from Vigna radiata var. radiata cultivar VC1973A chromosome 8, Vradiata_ver6, whole genome shotgun sequence contains the following:
- the LOC111242287 gene encoding protein NIM1-INTERACTING 3-like, with amino-acid sequence MAWEEESEEEQMEKFFALIKSTKDALDQLSKQKEEQKAKNVWKPSFEAEDFMHDQELMKINFKNTPDRSGKETEQDPPHKESAEPTTEPHSHNQNGNNNKSTRDLDLTLSL